One region of Rhodovulum sulfidophilum DSM 1374 genomic DNA includes:
- a CDS encoding SDR family NAD(P)-dependent oxidoreductase — protein sequence MQIENRVFLVTGAASGLGAAVAAMAVAAGGRVLLADINAEAGEAMAQELGEAARFVQTDVTSGEDGQAAVDAAVEAFGGLHVLVNCAGIAPGERLLGRNGPHGLDSFQRAITINLGGSFNMMRLAAEAMAGNEGEERGVIVNTASVAAFDGQIGQIAYAASKGGIAAMTLPAARELARHAIRVMAIAPGIFATPMMAGLPQEVQDSLGATVPYPPRLGRPEEYARMVRSIVENQMLNGEVIRLDGALRMAPK from the coding sequence ATGCAGATCGAGAACCGGGTCTTCCTGGTCACCGGTGCGGCCTCGGGCCTTGGCGCGGCGGTGGCCGCGATGGCCGTGGCCGCGGGCGGCCGCGTGCTTCTGGCCGACATCAATGCCGAGGCCGGAGAGGCCATGGCGCAGGAGCTGGGCGAGGCCGCCCGCTTCGTGCAGACCGACGTCACCTCCGGAGAGGATGGCCAGGCGGCGGTCGATGCCGCGGTCGAGGCCTTCGGCGGGCTCCATGTGCTGGTGAACTGCGCGGGCATCGCGCCGGGCGAAAGGCTTCTGGGCCGGAACGGCCCGCATGGGCTGGACAGCTTCCAGCGCGCGATCACGATCAACCTCGGTGGCAGCTTCAACATGATGCGCCTCGCCGCCGAGGCGATGGCCGGCAACGAGGGCGAGGAACGCGGCGTGATCGTCAACACCGCCTCGGTCGCCGCCTTCGACGGCCAGATCGGCCAGATCGCCTATGCGGCCTCGAAGGGCGGCATCGCGGCGATGACGCTTCCGGCTGCCCGCGAACTGGCCCGCCACGCGATCCGGGTCATGGCCATCGCGCCCGGCATCTTCGCCACGCCGATGATGGCGGGCCTGCCGCAGGAGGTGCAGGACAGCCTTGGCGCCACCGTGCCCTACCCGCCCCGGCTGGGCCGCCCCGAGGAATACGCCCGGATGGTGCGCTCGATCGTCGAGAACCAGATGCTGAACGGCGAGGTGATCCGGCTGGACGGCGCGCTTCGCATGGCCCCGAAATGA
- a CDS encoding AMP-binding protein: MKLDRIARRDYADAHARFSIEDEIASLAGDLDAGLNAAVECCDRHCGRDLVALRTVSAGGSLAEYTFEDLRELSARTANVLKAHGVGPGDVVAGLLPRTLDLIATILGVWRLGAVYQPLFTAFGPKAIEHRLTCAGTRMIVTTAAQRGKLDEIPDCPPVAVIRDADTPLPAGDIDLCAERAAAPAEFAPVLRDKDAPFMVMSTSGTTGLPKALMVPQRAMLAFAVYMRDGIGLHEDDTFWNLADAGWAYGLYYAVCGPLLLGAATTLHEGGFSAETTIRLIDELGITSLAGSPTAFRMLIAAGPEAVAPIKGKLRTVSSAGEPLNPEIIHWFEKHLSVAIHDHYGQTELGMCVNNHHGLEHDVRPGSAGYAMPGYRIAVLDEAGNEQPPNSPGELAVDIANSPLLWFTGYYGTETPAIAGGYYRTGDSVEIEPDGSLSFIGRADDVITSSGYRIGPFDVESALIEHPAVIEAAVVGIPDPERTELVKAFVILGKGHEASDALCEELQQHVKKRLSAHAYPRLIDFVDSLPKTPSGKIQRFLLRKAEVEKQNVR; encoded by the coding sequence ATGAAGTTAGACCGGATCGCGCGCCGCGATTACGCAGACGCACATGCCCGCTTTTCCATCGAGGACGAAATCGCCAGCCTCGCGGGCGATCTGGACGCCGGGCTGAACGCCGCCGTCGAATGCTGCGACCGCCATTGCGGACGCGACCTGGTGGCGCTGCGCACCGTCTCGGCCGGGGGCAGCCTTGCCGAATACACCTTCGAGGACCTGCGCGAACTTTCCGCCCGCACGGCCAATGTGCTCAAGGCCCATGGCGTCGGCCCGGGCGACGTGGTGGCCGGTCTTCTGCCCCGCACCCTCGATCTGATCGCCACCATCCTCGGGGTCTGGCGGCTGGGGGCGGTCTACCAGCCGCTTTTCACCGCCTTCGGCCCCAAGGCCATCGAGCACCGCCTGACCTGCGCCGGCACCCGGATGATCGTCACCACCGCCGCCCAACGCGGCAAGCTGGACGAGATCCCCGATTGCCCGCCCGTGGCCGTGATCCGCGACGCGGACACCCCGCTGCCAGCGGGCGATATCGACCTCTGCGCCGAGCGCGCCGCCGCCCCGGCCGAGTTCGCCCCGGTCCTGCGCGACAAGGATGCGCCCTTCATGGTGATGTCGACCTCGGGCACCACCGGGCTGCCCAAGGCGCTGATGGTGCCGCAACGCGCGATGCTGGCCTTCGCGGTCTACATGCGCGACGGGATCGGCCTGCATGAGGACGACACCTTCTGGAACCTCGCCGATGCGGGCTGGGCCTACGGGCTTTACTACGCCGTCTGCGGGCCGCTGCTGCTGGGCGCCGCGACCACGCTGCACGAGGGCGGTTTCTCGGCCGAGACCACGATCCGGCTGATCGACGAGCTGGGCATCACCAGCCTCGCGGGCTCGCCCACCGCCTTCCGGATGCTGATCGCGGCGGGGCCCGAGGCCGTGGCCCCGATCAAGGGCAAGCTGCGCACCGTCTCTTCGGCGGGCGAGCCGCTGAACCCCGAGATCATCCACTGGTTCGAAAAGCATCTCTCGGTCGCGATCCATGACCATTACGGCCAGACCGAGCTCGGCATGTGCGTGAACAACCATCACGGGCTTGAACATGACGTGCGCCCCGGCTCGGCCGGATATGCGATGCCCGGCTACCGGATCGCGGTGCTGGACGAGGCGGGCAACGAACAGCCTCCGAACAGCCCCGGCGAACTGGCCGTCGATATCGCGAATTCGCCGCTGCTGTGGTTCACCGGCTATTACGGCACCGAGACCCCGGCAATCGCGGGCGGCTATTACCGCACCGGCGATTCCGTCGAGATCGAGCCCGACGGCTCGCTCAGCTTCATCGGGCGCGCGGATGACGTCATCACCTCCTCGGGCTACCGGATCGGTCCCTTCGACGTGGAAAGCGCGCTGATCGAGCATCCGGCCGTGATCGAGGCCGCCGTGGTCGGCATCCCCGACCCCGAACGCACCGAGCTGGTCAAGGCCTTCGTCATCCTCGGCAAGGGCCATGAGGCCAGCGACGCGCTCTGCGAAGAGCTGCAGCAGCATGTGAAGAAACGGCTCTCGGCCCATGCCTATCCGCGGCTGATCGATTTCGTCGACAGCCTGCCCAAGACCCCCTCCGGCAAGATCCAGCGCTTCCTGCTGCGCAAGGCCGAGGTCGAGAAACAGAACGTCAGATAG
- a CDS encoding acetyl-CoA C-acyltransferase gives MTSDPIVITGARRSPMGGFQGDLAAADAPALGATAIRAALGGLDPEAVEEILMGCVLPAGQGQAPARQAALGAGLPLSAGATTVNKMCGSGMKAAMLAHDLIAAGSAQVAVAGGMESMSNAPYLLPKARGGYRMGHGEVKDHMFLDGLEDAYDRGRLMGTFAEDCAETYQFTREAQDAYAIASLDRANAAITEGRFRAEIAPVTLATRKGEQVIDTDEQPGKARPEKIPSLKPAFREGGTVTAANSSSISDGAAALVLMRASEAERRGLTPLAKILGHATHADKPSLFPTAPIGSIRKLMERTGLTLSEIDLFEVNEAFAVVAMAAIRDLGLSHDIVNVHGGACALGHPIGASGARVLVTLLAALETHGLKRGVASLCIGGGEATAMAVERFA, from the coding sequence ATGACCTCCGATCCCATCGTCATCACCGGTGCCCGGCGCAGCCCCATGGGCGGCTTTCAGGGCGATCTTGCCGCTGCCGACGCCCCGGCACTTGGCGCCACCGCGATCCGCGCAGCCCTTGGCGGGCTGGACCCCGAGGCGGTCGAGGAAATCCTGATGGGCTGCGTGCTGCCCGCGGGCCAGGGTCAGGCCCCGGCCCGGCAGGCGGCGCTGGGGGCGGGCCTGCCGCTAAGCGCGGGCGCCACCACCGTCAACAAGATGTGCGGCTCGGGGATGAAGGCCGCGATGCTGGCCCATGACCTGATCGCCGCCGGGTCGGCGCAGGTGGCCGTCGCAGGCGGCATGGAGAGCATGTCGAACGCCCCCTATCTGTTGCCCAAAGCCCGTGGCGGCTACCGGATGGGCCATGGCGAGGTGAAGGATCACATGTTCCTCGACGGGCTCGAGGACGCCTATGACAGGGGCCGGCTGATGGGCACCTTCGCCGAGGATTGCGCCGAGACCTACCAATTCACCCGCGAGGCCCAGGACGCCTATGCCATCGCCTCGCTCGACCGCGCCAATGCCGCCATAACCGAAGGCCGGTTCCGGGCCGAGATCGCGCCCGTGACCCTCGCCACCCGCAAGGGCGAGCAGGTGATCGACACCGACGAACAGCCCGGCAAGGCCCGCCCCGAGAAGATCCCGTCGCTGAAACCCGCCTTCCGCGAGGGCGGCACCGTGACCGCGGCCAACAGCTCGTCGATCTCGGACGGCGCCGCCGCCTTGGTCCTGATGCGCGCCTCCGAGGCCGAGCGCCGGGGCCTGACGCCCTTGGCGAAGATCCTCGGCCATGCCACCCATGCCGACAAGCCCTCGCTGTTCCCGACCGCCCCCATCGGGTCGATCCGCAAGCTGATGGAGCGCACCGGGCTGACGCTGTCCGAGATCGACCTGTTCGAGGTCAACGAGGCCTTCGCCGTCGTCGCCATGGCCGCGATCCGCGATCTCGGCCTCTCGCATGACATCGTCAATGTCCATGGCGGGGCCTGCGCGCTCGGCCATCCCATCGGCGCCTCGGGGGCGCGGGTGCTGGTCACGCTGCTGGCGGCGCTCGAAACCCACGGGCTGAAACGCGGCGTCGCCTCGCTCTGCATCGGCGGCGGCGAGGCCACCGCCATGGCCGTGGAAAGGTTCGCCTGA